The Bacteroidota bacterium genome window below encodes:
- the nqrC gene encoding NADH:ubiquinone reductase (Na(+)-transporting) subunit C, with amino-acid sequence MFTNRYIFIYASVMIIIVASILATAASLLKPYQEKNIEIEKIKNILTTVEVINEGEKYLADELYQKYDKVVTKELVIDNKGNIKEGKRAFDVELAKEMKKSAENRDLPIFVATPKKGKTNYIIPVRGKGLWGPVWGYISIKEDGKTIEGATFGHKGETPGLGAEIIYKDFRDQFIGDQIFDEKWNFTSVKVVKGGANPDDLHGVDAISGGTLTCNGVSDMLYDCLKEYQLFFKNIENNK; translated from the coding sequence ATGTTTACAAACAGATATATTTTTATTTATGCCTCAGTAATGATAATAATTGTGGCATCGATATTGGCAACAGCAGCAAGCCTGCTAAAGCCATATCAGGAAAAGAATATTGAGATTGAAAAAATCAAAAATATTCTTACAACAGTAGAAGTTATTAATGAAGGTGAAAAATACCTCGCTGATGAACTGTATCAAAAATATGATAAAGTAGTCACTAAGGAACTTGTTATTGATAATAAAGGAAATATAAAAGAAGGAAAACGTGCATTTGATGTAGAGCTTGCCAAAGAAATGAAAAAATCTGCGGAAAATAGAGATTTACCAATATTTGTAGCAACACCTAAAAAGGGCAAAACAAATTACATCATTCCAGTGCGAGGGAAAGGTTTATGGGGTCCGGTTTGGGGTTATATTTCTATAAAAGAGGATGGCAAAACAATAGAAGGAGCAACTTTCGGACACAAAGGAGAAACTCCTGGCTTGGGTGCTGAAATTATTTACAAAGATTTTCGCGATCAATTTATTGGAGATCAAATTTTTGATGAAAAATGGAATTTCACTTCCGTAAAAGTTGTTAAAGGAGGTGCTAATCCTGATGATTTACACGGAGTGGATGCTATTTCAGGAGGAACACTCACATGCAACGGTGTTTCCGATATGTTGTATGATTGCTTAAAAGAATATCAATTATTTTTCAAAAACATTGAAAATAATAAATAA